ttttaaaatttttcaacaatttaaaaatcattcctaGCTCATAGACCACACAAACATAGGTGGTAAGCCAAGGCTCAGGGTCAGTGTTTAGCTGACTGctaaattaaaaagtattttttcttcatGTCAACAGTTATATTCAGTTTATGGTAAAAACTGAATGAAATATTTAGGGGTTAAGAGTCATATTATATGTACCTCACTCTCAAACAGTTctctgtatatgtatttatactcttacatatatgctgctgctgctaagtcgcttcagtagtgtccgactctgtgcgaccccatagacggcagcccaccaggtacatatacatatataaatatatgaagaaatgaTAAGGCAAATGTGGTAAGATGTAATATCTGCAGATTCTCAGTGAAAGCTCAAAGAAAATTCTCTCTGtgatttttgaaacttttctaTAAGTCTGaagtatttcaaaatacaaaattatttacaCTCACATATGTATCCAATATTTACTTAAAAACCTGGAGAAAGGAACTGAGTGGGTTTAGATATCAATGTAACAATTAACTAACAGTTCTTTAAACtgagtgattagtgcatgaagtTCCAttatatagctttatttttattatttgaagattttcaaaattcaaagttTATAatctatgtatacacacacatgcacacacaagccAGAGCTGCAAACATTTGAGGAAACATTTACAGTGACATTGACAGCAGGTAATATGATTTGGCGGGGGGGAGggcatataatttaaaaagagaaactaaaaaatcATATCGCCTGCTATAGTCGTTTGTCTAGATTTTATTCTATGAAACCTAATGAGTTGgatacacattattttttttttcaaaatagcaaTTTCAAGTGCATATGGTGCATCAAAATAAATCAACCTTAAAACGATTAATTTTATGCCTCCAAGTTAAtaacacaaataataaaaatgttaatggtGGTCACCTGTAGGAGGTATCAACATTGCTAACAATATTTTCCCTAttgtcttccatttttaaaaaatttataaaatatctattattttatCACAAAAGGTATGCgtgtatgttaagtcacttcaatcatgtccgactctgcgaccctgtggactgtagcctgccagaatccttgccaggattctccaggaaagaatacaggagtgaggtgccatgccttcttccagagaTATCACAAGATAATAAACATACAATCTTTCTGAGACTTCTCAATTTCTTGGGAGGGCAGATTAGTTTTAAAACTGTTAATTTTTCAGGCATTCATCAACATGAGCCAAACTTGTCAAAATTGAAGCAACATAGCACCAACTTTTGATAtggcaatggaaagaataattttaatcaattttttgCATTTGAGATGCTAGCACCCTTtgctttgtgggggaaaaaataagatGCTAAGGAATTGCCTGAGACAACAGAAGCAGGACCATGTACATACAGACATGTGTGAAAACCTTGGTAGCATAGGTCAAagtttgcaaagaatcaaactTGCAACAGACTGAAATATAGGGCTCATCCCAGTGATTACACTTCACCTACAAAGCTTGCTACATACCTGTCTAAATAGAACCAAAAGCAGCACCCATTGTGATACAAGCCAGAGGAGAAGAATCCACAGTTAGAGGTTTGCTAGAGTGACAACCCTCCAACTCAGAGGGGACAGAAGACAGGCAGCAGGATTTCAGTGACCAGATCACACACATCAAAAATATGGATTTACCTAAGGACATAGATTGGCATGGAGTATAGCTCTCAGTTAGGAGGTCTGGGGCCATACTATGGTTCTGATcccaataagaaagaaaaaatttaggtAGTATCATAAGCCTGAAACCAACTGTCACAAAAGACTGATGGTGTGGACCAATGACATGCTGTGCTCAGCTATggcaaaagaatctacagaaagtaaaaaaaaaggaaagaacaaccAACTCAAAACCTGTAATAGGTTTATTGAGAAATTTCAACTCACTgggatataaaatgaaattaatttctctTCCCAGTCACAaatttcagtctttcacagctgaaaaaagtatttcaggcaaactaaaaagtttctggTTATTTTCAGCCCTAAGATACCCATCCTACAGCCCTCTGGTAGTGTAGCTGCCCTCCTAGACTACAGCCTAGAGAGAAAAGGCTCAGCAATCCTCCATTCATCAAGCCagatgtcagttctttgcaggCAGCCAAAATCTCAACAGGTTTTGCAGAATCACCTTACTTGGCTTGGGTAAGAACAGTCTTCCCATTCTTTCATAGGAACAGTAGTGAAACACCTCTCACCATTCACTGAGCACTTCTCATGTTATAAAAGTCTTCTTTGATTCtatcttctcttttcttgaaGTTCACATTATATAATGTAGATAAGAAGAGTGGTGGTTGGTACTAATAGGAAGACAAAGGGAAGATGTCTGCCTCTAACAACTgatagcttaaaaaaatttttttaagtgcaagTTGGTGCCATTCATCTTAAATTTGGAGTCTCTACTTCAATTCTTAAATTCTAAGTCAAAGAAAAAGTCAAGTTCAATGTCCTCTACAAAGGAAATTAGTATGAACTGACACTATGCTGGGTGCTTTGTACAACTTACTGAATCTTTATAATAAAACTGAGAGCAATGTTTAATTACTCCCTTTCATTCAAATAAGGGAGcagcattttagaaaaaaatgaataactttCCCAACATTAAGTGATTGGTGATGGAGCAGAATTTGTATTCCTTACTCGCTATTTTCAAAGagtgtgtgtgatattttccacTGTATcgccaatactttggcaaactgatgtgaagagctgactcattggaaaacaccctggtgctgggagacattgagggcaggagaagggggcaacagaggatgagacgattggatggtatcaccgattcagtggacgtgagtttgagcaaactccgagcaaactccgggagatagtgaaggacagcaggaagcctggtgtgctgcagtccatggggttacagtcagacatgacctagtgactgaacaacaacatctacACAgtacacccaaaaaaaaaaaaaaattcatttcagatATCACCAGGGATAAGGTTCTAAAGTAATTAACTGTCTTTCTGAAATGTGGATCAGAACCTATTGAAATCTGAGTTTATAGCAGACTACTGAACCCAGGGATTGTAGCTAAGCTGAGCTAGTGAAGACAAAGAATGAAAATCTCTAGGCATAACTTTGGTTTCCCCAAAGAATGTCATCAATGATCACCTACTAATGCCATGTCTTGTCTTGATACACTAAAACCACATTTCACTTTGATCTTAATTGGTTAACAGATTTctgactcagtaaatatttcacaGCAGCTTTTACATCCTTGTTTCTCAAGCTATAGATTATAGGATTTAGCATTGGGGTCACCACCCCATAAAACACGGAAAAAAGCCCTTCTCTAGCTTGCAAATTGTCTTGTCCAAGGAGGTCTTGAGACTTGGGTTTGGCATACATGAAGAAAATGGTACCATAAAATATGATCACCACAGTCAGATGTGCTGAGCAGGTAGAAAAGGCCTTGCGTCTCCCTGTGGCTGAGTTCATTCTCAAGATGGTATAGAGGATAAGCATATAGGAGAAAAAAATGCCCAGAAGGGGTAGAACCAAGAAAGCCATATTTGACACTGCTAAAGTAACAACATTGAGGGATATATCAGCACAAGCTAACTTGAGAACAGCCAGTATTTCACATAAGAAATGATTGATAATATTATTCTCACAGAAAGGCAATTGCATAGCAAGAGATGTTTGCACAATTGAGTTGATTCCACCAGAGAGCCATGAAACAGAAGCCATCAGGATATACACCACCTTGCTCATGATGACAGGGTATCTCAGAGggttacagatggccacatagcggtcaaaaGCCATCATGCCAAGGAGGAAACACTCTGTTGACCCCATTGCAAATCCTAAGAACATCTGCATTGCacatccagagaaggaaatgttccttttttttgaGATTAAGCTCACCAAAGTTGAGGGAACAGAGGAGGATGTATAGCAGATATCCAGAAAAGAGAGGTTTCCcagaaagaagtacatgggggtgtgaagACGGGAATCAAATATGCTTGCTATGATCAGAACACTGTTGCCAATTAGAATCACTAGATACATAACTAGAATtacagcaaagaaaataatctcaaGTTTTGGGTAACCAGAGAGTCCCAGAAGAATGAATTCATTCACAAATGTCTTATTTATTCTATCCATGTTCCAGCTTTCAGGATGTCAGAAAAGtaccaatataaaatattttcactgccaagtaacaaatataacaaatttCTTGAATAGACATTATTCTAGGGTGAAATAGTGTGTTTTCTTCAAAACTCTGTCATTCAGTTATCTTCAAGAATGTCTTTGCCAAAAACACAGTGATATTGAGAAATTGAGAATTTCAGTGCCCTGTGTCTAATGTTTGAAGTGGCTTCTttggtatctcagctggtaaagaatccacctgcaatgcaggaaacatgggttcgatccttgggttttgaagatcccctggaggaaggcatggcaacccactccagtatctacCTAGGATCAGAAGCAAATTCAGAAGCGACCTTCCCCACTGTTGAAGACACTGTAAATTGAGTTTTATGAAAGCCCTAGAATATTTCAGATGATAAATCTGACTTCATGAAATCAGTTTCAGTGAGAGAGTGGTGGGGAAGGCGAAAGACCACAAAGACTGGAATTTTGATCCAGTATTTTACAGAAATGTTGAAAATCTTAAAGCAAG
This is a stretch of genomic DNA from Bos javanicus breed banteng chromosome 8, ARS-OSU_banteng_1.0, whole genome shotgun sequence. It encodes these proteins:
- the LOC133253449 gene encoding LOW QUALITY PROTEIN: olfactory receptor 13C4-like (The sequence of the model RefSeq protein was modified relative to this genomic sequence to represent the inferred CDS: inserted 2 bases in 1 codon; substituted 1 base at 1 genomic stop codon), whose product is MSIQEICYICYLAVKIFYIGTXFXHPESWNMDRINKTFVNEFILLGLSGYPKLEIIFFAVILVMYLVILIGNSVLIIASIFDSRLHTPMYFFLGNLSFLDICYTSSSVPSTLVSLISKKRNISFSGCAMQMFLGFAMGSTECFLLGMMAFDRYVAICNPLRYPVIMSKVVYILMASVSWLSGGINSIVQTSLAMQLPFCENNIINHFLCEILAVLKLACADISLNVVTLAVSNMAFLVLPLLGIFFSYMLILYTILRMNSATGRRKAFSTCSAHLTVVIIFYGTIFFMYAKPKSQDLLGQDNLQAREGLFSVFYGVVTPMLNPIIYSLRNKDVKAAVKYLLSQKSVNQLRSK